Part of the Citrobacter sp. Marseille-Q6884 genome, ACATCTCAACGCCAGAAACGGTCGTCATCATACCTACACGTGGATCTTTGATTTCGCGTTGCAGGATGAGTGCGATCTCTTTTTGCATCTCCTGGGCCACACGCTGCGGGCGACCAAATTCTTTCGCCATAATAAATTCTCCAGAATAAAGACAAAAAAGGGGCCATAAGCCCCTTTTTAAATTTCATTGCCGGGTGGCGCTTCGCTTACCCGGCTTACACCTAATCATCTTCTAAGGATTTTGGGTTGCACATAACAGTGGCCCAAAAGACGACGAAGATTATGCGATGGTACGTTTGATCTCGATAATCTCGAACACTTCGATCATATCGCCAACGCGAACGTCGTTGTAGTTCTTAACGCCGATACCACATTCCATGCCGTTACGAACTTCGTTAACGTCATCTTTGAAGCGGCGCAGGGATTCCAGCTCGCCTTCATAGATAACCACGTTGTCGCGCAGTACGCGGATCGGGTTATGACGTTTAATCGTACCTTCGGTAACCATACAGCCCGCGATCGCACCAAATTTCGGTGATTTGAACACATCACGAACTTCAGCCAGACCGATGATCTGCTGTTTCAGTTCCGGAGACAGCATGCCGCTCATCGCTGCTTTCACTTCGTCGATCAGATGATAGATGACGGAGTAGTAACGCAGATCCAGGCTTTCAGCTTCAATCACTTTACGTGCAGAGGCATCAGCACGTACGTTGAAGCCAACCAGAATCGCGTTGGATGCCGCAGCCAGCGTTGCGTCGGTTTCGGTGATACCACCCACGCCAGAACCGATGATCTTCACTTTTACTTCGTCGGTAGACAGTTTCAGTAAAGAATCGGAGATCGCTTCCACAGAACCCTGAACGTCGGCTTTGAGGACAATATTCACTTCGTGAACTTCGCCTTCAGTCATGTTCGCAAACATGTTCTCGAGTTTAGATTTCTGCTGACGAGCCAGTTTAACTTCACGGAATTTGCCCTGACGGTACAGTGCAACTTCACGCGCTTTCTTCTCGTCACGAACGACGGTCACTTCGTCACCGGCAGCCGGAACACCGGACAGACCCAGGATTTCCACCGGAATGGACGGACCTGCTTCCAGTACTTCCTGACCCAGTTCGTTACGCATTGCACGAACGCGGCCATATTCAAAGCCACACAGAACGATATCGCCTTTGTTCAGCGTACCTTCACGAACCAGAACGGTAGCAACCGGACCACGACCTTTATCCAGGAAGGATTCGATAACCGCGCCGCTCGCCATACCTTTGCGAACCGCTTTCAGTTCCAGAACTTCGGCCTGCAGCAGGATGGCATCCAGCAGTTCGTCGATACCGGTACCGGCTTTCGCTGATACGTGAACGAACTGGCTTTCGCCGCCCCACTCTTCCGGCATGATACCGTACTGGGACAGTTCATTTTTAACGCGATCAGGATCCGCTTCTGGCTTATCAATTTTGTTGACTGCAACTACCACCGGCACACCTGCCGCTTTCGCGTGCTGGATAGCTTCGATGGTCTGCGGCATCACGCCGTCGTCTGCTGCAACAACCAGAACAACGATATCCGTTGCCTGCGCACCACGAGCACGCATAGAGGTAAACGCGGCGTGACCCGGGGTATCCAGGAAGGTGATCATACCGTTGTCAGTTTCAACGTGGTACGCACCGATGTGCTGAGTAATGCCGCCCGCTTCGCCAGAGGCCACTTTCGTTGAACGAATGTAGTCCAGCAGAGAGGTTTTACCGTGGTCAACGTGACCCATGATGGTCACAACCGGCGCACGAGGTTCAGCAGCAGCGCCCATATCACGGTCGCTCATTAACGCTTCTTCCAGCTCGTTTTCACGACGCAGGATAACTTTGTGACCCATCTCTTCGGCAACCAGCTGTGCGGTTTCCTGGTCAATGACCTGGTTGATAGTGGCCATTGCACCCAGTTTCATCATCGCTTTGATGACCTGAGAGCCTTTAACCGCCATCTTGTTCGCCAGATCGCCAACGGTGATGGTTTCGCCGATCACAACGTCACGGTTAACAGCCTGAGCTGGCTTCTGGAAGCCCTGCTGCAGAGAAGAACCTTTACGCTGCTTGCCGCCTTTACCGCCGCGAACCGCTGCACGCGCTTCTTCACGGTCAGCTTTAGATTCAGCGTGTTTGTTGCCTTTTTTCGCTGGACGCGCTGCTTTCGCGCTGCGAGTACGGCCACGACCGCCTTCTACTTCACGATCGTTCTCGTCTTCAGCCTGGCGAGCGTGCTGAGAAGTGGTGACGTGATAATCGCTCTTATCATCTTCCACTTTCTCTTTCTCTTGCTCTGCCCAAACACCGGCATTTTCTTCCGCCATACGACGGGCTTCTTCAGCCACACGGCGCGCTTCTTCTTCAAGCTTACGACGCGCTTCTTCTTCCGCTTTACGCTTCAGTTCTGCGGCTTCATTTTCACGGCGGGCTTTTTCGGCCTGGGCGGTTTTAGTCATATCGTCGGTCTGTTGATTGCTCACTTTGTCTTTTTCCGCAGCTTCACGTTTCGCTTTATCAGCGGCTTCACGTTTAGCTTGTTCTGCGGCCTCACGTTCAGCTTTTTGTTGCGCCTCGCGTTTAGCAGCTTCTTCTGCTTCACGACGGGCTTGCTCTTCCGCTTCACGCTGCGCCTGCTCTTCCGCGGCCAGGCGTTCAGCCTCTTGCGGATCGCGTTTTACAAAGGTGCGTGTCTTGCGGACTTCGATTTGTACCGATTTGCTTTTTCCACCGGTACCTGGAATATTGAGAGTACTGCGCGTTTTACGCTGCAATGTCAACTTATCCGGCGCAGATCCGTTTTCACGGTTCAGGTGCGCCAGTAAGGTCTGTTTCTCTTGTGCGGACACAGAATCATCAGCAGACTTCGGGATACCAGCATCAGCAAATTGCTGAACCAGGCGATCCACGGAGGTCTGAATCTCTGCAGCCAGCGTTTTTACGGTTACATCTGTCATACTGTTCCTTCCTGCTACAGTTTATTACGCTTCGTCGCCGAACCAGCAAATATTACGGGCAGCCATAATCAGCTCACCGGCTTTTTCGTCGGTCAACCCTTCGATATCAGCCAGATCATCAATGCCCTGTTCAGCGAGATCTTCCAGCGTACAAACACCACGGGCAGCCAGTTTGAAGGCCATATCGCGATCTAATCCTTCCAGATTCAGCAGATCGTCAGCCGGCTTGTTATCACCGAGGCTTTCTTCCTGGGCCAGTGCCAGAGTGGTCAGTGCGTTTTTAGCACGCTCGCGCAGCGCTTCAACGGTCTGTTCATCAAGGCCGTCGATTTCCAGCAGTTCTTTCATTGGCACGTAGGCCAGTTCTTCCAGCGTCGCAAAACCTTCTTCCACCAGAACAGTCGCGAAATCTTCATCGATATCGAGATATTTGGTGAAGGTATCAATGGCTGCATGCGCTTCAGCCTGATGCTTAGCCTGCAGGTCATCAACGGTCATTACGTTGAGTTCCCAACCGCTCAGTTGTGAAGCCAGGCGGACGTTCTGACCGTTACGTCCAATCGCCTGAGCCAGGTTACCGGCTTCAACCGCGATATCCATGGTGTGTTTATCTTCATCCACCACGATAGAAGCGACGTCTGCTGGCGCCATTGCATTGATCACGAATTGTGCGGGGTTATCATCCCACAGGACGATATCGATACGCTCGCCGCCCAGCTCGGTAGAAACCGCCTGAACACGCGCACCGCGCATACCCACACACGCACCGACGGGATCAATACGCTTATCGTTGGTTTTCACTGCGATTTTCGCACGAGAACCCGGATCGCGAGCCGCCGCTTTAATTTCGATCACTTCTTCGCCAATTTCTGGCACTTCAATGCGGAACAGTTCAATCAGCATTTCTGGTTTGGAACGCGTAACGAACAGCTGCGCACCACGCGCTTCCGGGCGAACGGAGTACAGTACGCCACGAATGCGGTCACCCGGACGGAAGTTTTCACGCGGCAGCATGTCTTCACGCAGAATGACGGCTTCAGCATTGCTGCCAAGATCCAGAGAAATGTTGTCGCGGTTTACTTTCTTCACCACACCGGTGACGATTTCGCCTTCGTGTTCGCGGAATTGATCAACAACCATCGCACGTTCAGCTTCACGTACTTTCTGTACGATAACCTGTTTTGCGGTCTGGGTAGTGATACGGTCAAAGGTCACAGATTCAATCTGATCTTCAACATATTCGCCCACGTTCAGACTTTCGTCTTCGAAACGTGCCGCTTCCAGCGTAATTTCTTTCGTTGGCTGGGTGACTTCTTCCACAATCACCCAACGGCGGAAGGTATCGAAATCACCGCTTTTACGATCGATTTCTACACGAACGTCGATCTCTTGCTCATATTTTTTCTTTGTTGCTGTAGCCAGCGCACTTTCCAGCGCTTCAAAAATTTTCTCGCGTGGCAGCGCTTTTTCGTTGGATACGGCTTCAACAACAGCCAAAATTTCTTTGTTCATCGCGGGCTTTTCACCTCAATCCAGACTGTTAAAAGTGGGGAACCAGGTTCGCCTTCTGGATATTACTCAGCGCGAACACTTCATCTTTACCTTCGACTGTGACAGTGATCATCTCACCATCCACCGCTTTGATAACGCCCTGCCATTTACGACGGTTTTGTACCGCCATACGAAGAACCAGCGTAACTTCTTCACCCAGGAAACGCACATAGTGTTCAGCCGTGAACAGAGGACGGTCGAGACCCGGTGAGGAGACTTCCAGGTTATAAGCAACGGTAATGGGGTCTTCGACATCCATCACGGCGCTGACCTGGTGGCTCACATCAGCACAATCATCAACATTGATGCCATCTTCACTATCAATATAGATGCGCAGTGTGGATGTGCGACCGCGAATAAATTCGATGCCGACCAGCTCGTACCCCAAGGCTTCAACTGGCGCTGTAATCATCTCTGTTAATTTTTGCTCTAATGTGGACAAGCCCACCCCCAAGACATAAAAAAAGGGCCTAAAGCCCAGTTATTCTGTAGTCAGATAACAAAAAACCCCGATAAATCGGGGCTTTAGATAACTGAACCCTATAACCGCACCTGCGGTTCGGAGAACCTTCCGAAAGAATTTTTTTCAAATCCAGCTACGAAGGCCTAAGTCTTCACAGTATATTTGAAAAAGAACTCTAAGGGAAAGTGGTTGCGGGGGCCGGATTTGAACCGACGACCTTCGGGTTATGAGCCCGACGAGCTACCAGGCTGCTCCACCCCGCGCCTGAAACGTGGCAAATTTTACTCGCTTTGGGTAAAAGATGCAAATACTGCTGGGATTTGGTACCGAGGACGGGACGTAAAATCTGCGCACAGTATATTGATTACGTATGCCTTATGTCAACCTTGTTACTGCTATGCAAATGAATGAATGCCACTCAGCGCAAAACAAGTGGGAACCATCACAGATAAATCGACCCTCCACGCCGTTATTTAACGAAATTGCCACTAAACTCTTCCTGTCATCCTGAAAAGATGATTAAATGAAAACTCATTTATTTTGCATAAAAATGCACTCAATATAAAAACCGACCTCTTCACCAGTCTATCAAGCAGGGTTTTATTTTATGACGACGATTCTCAAGCATCTCCCGGTAGGTCAACGTATTGGTATCGCTTTTTCCGGCGGCCTGGACACCAGTGCTGCACTGCTGTGGATGCGACAAAAAGGGGCTGTCCCATATGCATATACTGCGAATCTGGGCCAGCCGGATGAGGATGACTATGACGCCATTCCTCGCCGCGCAATGGAATATGGTGCTGAGAACGCTCGCCTGGTTGATTGCCGGAAGCAGCTGGTTGCCGAAGGGATCGCAGCGATTCAATGTGGCGCATTCCATAACACCACCGGTGGCCTGACTTATTTCAACACCACTCCGCTGGGCCGTGCGGTTACCGGCACCATGCTGGTTGCTGCAATGAAAGAAGATGGCGTGAATATCTGGGGTGACGGCAGCACCTATAAAGGAAACGATATTGAGCGTTTCTACCGCTATGGTCTGTTGACCAATGCGGAACTGCAGATTTACAAACCGTGGCTGGATACCGATTTTATCGATGAGCTCGGCGGCCGCCATGAGATGTCTGAATTTATGATCGCCTGCGGGTTCGACTACAAAATGTCTGTCGAAAAAGCCTATTCCACCGACTCCAATATGCTCGGTGCCACGCACGAAGCGAAAGATCTCGAGTTCCTCAACTCCAGCGTCAAAATCGTTAACCCGATTATGGGCGTGAAGTTCTGGGATGAAAGCGTGAAGATCCCGGCAGAGGAAGTCACTGTGCGTTTTGAACAGGGTCATCCCGTTGCACTGAACGGTAAGACCTTCAGCGACGATGTTGAGATGATGCTCGAAGCCAACCGCATCGGTGGCCGTCACGGTTTGGGCATGAGCGATCAGATTGAAAACCGTATCATTGAAGCGAAGAGCCGTGGGATCTATGAAGCCCCGGGGATGGCATTGCTGCACATCGCTTACGAGCGTCTGCTGACCGGCATTCATAACGAAGACACCATTGAGCAATATCACGCTCACGGTCGCCAGCTTGGTCGTCTGCTGTATCAGGGTCGTTGGTTCGACTCTCAGGCATTGATGCTGCGTGATGGCCTGCAACGTTGGGTGGCCAGCCAGATCACCGGCGAAGTGACGCTGGAACTGCGTCGCGGTAATGACTACTCGATCCTCAACACCGTGTCTGACAATCTGACTTATAAACCAGAACGTCTGACAATGGAAAAAGGCGACTCCGTATTCTCACCGGACGATCGTATCGGTCAGCTGACCATGCGCAATCTGGATATCACCGATACCCGCGAGAAGCTGTTCGGTTATGCGCAGTCTGGTCTGCTGAGCGCATCTTCCACGACGGGCCTGCCACAGGTTGAGAATCTGGAAAACAAAGCGAAGTAAACATCATCATCTTAAGGCCGCGAAAGCGGCCTTTTTTATGCGCGGAATATGAGGGATGTAGGACTGATAAGCGTAGCGCCATCAGGCGTTGTAATAATGTCGGATGGCGGCATAAACGCCTTATCCGACCAACCCCCACAAATGACAGACGAAAAAAAAGACGCTTTGCAGCGTCTCTTTTTTGGAATTTGGTACCGAGGATGGGACTCGAACCCACAAGCCCGTTAGGGCACTACCACCTCAAGGTAGCGTGTCTACCAATTCCACCACCTCGGTACAGAATACTTAGCGTGGGATATCGCTGGTCGGCTGAGCCGGAGCAGCTGGCTGAGTCTGCTCGGTTTTCGCCGGTGCACTCAGATTTTCCCACTCACTTCCTTTATTGGTCTTATTGCTGTTCATGTTACCCAGCACCAGACTGATAATGAAGAACAGGGTTCCCAATACAGCTGTCATTCGGGTCATGAAGTTACCAGAACCACTTGAACCAAACAGCGTACCAGATGCGCCTGCGCCAAAAGAGGCTCCCATATCAGCGCCTTTACCTTGCTGCAGCATAATCAAGCCAACCAGGCCAATTGCCACAATAAGGAAAACTACCAAAAGAGCTTCGTGCATAATCAACCTGTTCCTTGCGGAGTTGCCGCGTACCAATGCTTCGACCAATAAAGCGGGACATACATACTGTTTCCCACTGAAGCGGGTGTGAATACTAACCAAAGCGAATAACCTTCGCAAGGGCAATTTGTTGGCATTGTATCAACTGCGGAAAAAATCGCCACATCAATCAAAAACGCAGCAATTTATCCCAGCACCTCTGCATGACAGGTCGTTGATCATCAACGTTCGCCCAAACAACAACGGGGATTTCACAAATCAGCGCGGTATTATCCGGCCAACAGTGGATAATCTCATGATTCACTAATTCTTCAGCGACCATTGATTCCGGCAACCACGCCATTCCCATATGCCGTAACACCATTTCCCGAATGGTCTCGCTTAAGCCACTCTCAAACACCTTTTTCAGACGCGGGCGCACACGTTGCTCTGCAGGGTCGATAATACGCCTGACAAAGGTGTAGTCGCTATAGCAAAGCCAGGGGATCTGCGCCTTAGTATCCTCAAGCTTCTCCGCCAATTGTGAAGAAATAACCGGAATAAAACGCTCGTATCGCCATAAGGAGCGCTTGAGCCTTCCCGCAATCTCCAATCCCGGCTGAGAGGAAGGCAAATCATACGTCACCAGCAAATCAATCTGCCGGTCAATCAAGGCGTTAAAGTGGTTATCAATCCCCTGAATGCTGGCGTTTACCGTAAAGCTAAGTTGCGGTTCACTTTGTCGCAGATAGTTGATCATGTCAGGCAGGATATTCACCGACAACGTATGTAGACTGACCATTACCAGCGTATTGTCTGTCGCGGGCATCATTGCAGATAGTTCATGATGCGCCTCCGTCAATGTACTGAGGACATGACGGGCATAGGGTTCAAAACGTTCGCCATAGGAAGTCAGTGAAACCGGCGTTGTGGTGCGATCGAACAGCGGGACGCCCAGTACCTCCTCCAGCGCTTTAATCCGCCGACTTAACGCGGGTTGCGTGATATGTCGCTGCGCCGCGGCCTGAGAGTAATTCCCATGCTGACTCAAAGCCAAAAAATCTTCTAACCACTTACAATCCATGTCGAACACTCCACCATACCATAACCGTATCCACCGATAACAAATTGGAAATAGTCACAGTTATAGTAATGACTTTAATGTGGACATCATAACAACAATATTCCGTTTCACCTGCCGACTCTTCTTTCCCTTGACGTTTGACAGGACTGATATGTTTACATTACTGACCAATGCCCGTGTCTTTTCCCCTGAGGATTTAGGCCTCTGCTCCCTGCTGGTACATGCCGATCGTATTGTGGCGGTAGAAAAAGATATTTCATGCTTTGAAGGTGTTACAGAAGTCATCGATTGTCGGGGAAAGTGGGTAATCCCTGGCATCATCGATCAGCATGTCCATCTTACCGGTGGTGGCGGTGAGGCCGGTTTTGCCAGCCGCACACCAGCCGTCAAATTACGTGATCTCATTCAGGCAGGTATTACAACGGTTGTCGGCGTGCTGGGTACAGATGCCATCTCTCGCTCCCCCAAAGATCTCTATGCCAAAATGCAATCGCTGAATCTGGAAGGCGTGCGTGCGTTTATGCATACGGGTGCTTATGCCGTACCCAGTCCCACCATCACAAAATCCATCCGCGATGATATGGCATTTATCCCGGCCATTCTCGGCGTCAAAATAGCACTGGCCGATCACCGTGGTTCTTATCCGTCTTTTCAGGAACTGTTGAGGATTGTCAGCGATATCCGCGTGGCCTCTCTGCTGGCGGGTAAAAAAGGGTTGCTGCATGTCCATCTTGGCAATCTGCCAGAAGGCATGTCGCAACTGGTTGAGCTTTGCGATGCAGGGATCCCAATCCACCATATCTCGCCGACCCATGTGGCGAGAACAGAAGCGCTATTCGAGCAAGCCATCGCCTTCGCACACCGGGGCGGCCATATCGATGTGACCTCAGGCGGCAGCCGATTTATGCCTCAGGAAGAAGCCATTCTGCATGCACTGAAAGCACAAGTTCCGGCCGATCGCATTACCATCAGTTCGGATGGTAATGGCAGCGTACCGCGCTTTAACGCACAAGGCATTGTCGAAGGATTAAGCGCGGCGCCAGTGGCCGGTAACCTTAACCTGCTTCCGCGTCTGATCGACGTCGGCATCCCAGTATCACAAGCGATTGCCATGGTGACGGCAAACGTCGCACGGTCTTTGGGGATTTCCGGCGGCGTGCTCTGTGCGGGTGAACGTGCCGATATTTGCGTACTCAATGACGACCTCTCTCTGGCGCATCTGTTTGCCGCGGGCATACCGTTACTGCGTGATGGCGAATGTCTGGTCAACGGCAATTTTGAGTGAGGATGTAAGAATGTCATTATTGCTGGCACTCATTGCCATTATTTTTGCCGGACGTCTGATTCTGAAAAAGTATCACCCTCAGTCGGTGCTGCTACTGACCGGGATTGTCCTGCTGCTCATCGCGCATTTTAGTGGGCTGGCTACGCTCAGTGGCCTGGTGAAAAAAAGTACCGGATTTGGCCCGTTTGATGTCTTTGAGTTTATCCGCGATACGCTGAGCGTTCGCCTCGGCGGTCTCGGGCTGCAAATTATGCTGATTGGTGGTTTCGCCACGTATATGTCGGCAATTGGTGCCAGCCAGGTACTGGTTAGGGTGACATCCCGCCCTTTGCAGCGCCTGAACTCCCCTTATCTGCTGCTCGGGCTGGCATTATTGCTGGGTCAATTTCTGTCGCTGTTTATCAGCA contains:
- the argG gene encoding argininosuccinate synthase, which codes for MTTILKHLPVGQRIGIAFSGGLDTSAALLWMRQKGAVPYAYTANLGQPDEDDYDAIPRRAMEYGAENARLVDCRKQLVAEGIAAIQCGAFHNTTGGLTYFNTTPLGRAVTGTMLVAAMKEDGVNIWGDGSTYKGNDIERFYRYGLLTNAELQIYKPWLDTDFIDELGGRHEMSEFMIACGFDYKMSVEKAYSTDSNMLGATHEAKDLEFLNSSVKIVNPIMGVKFWDESVKIPAEEVTVRFEQGHPVALNGKTFSDDVEMMLEANRIGGRHGLGMSDQIENRIIEAKSRGIYEAPGMALLHIAYERLLTGIHNEDTIEQYHAHGRQLGRLLYQGRWFDSQALMLRDGLQRWVASQITGEVTLELRRGNDYSILNTVSDNLTYKPERLTMEKGDSVFSPDDRIGQLTMRNLDITDTREKLFGYAQSGLLSASSTTGLPQVENLENKAK
- the nusA gene encoding transcription termination factor NusA, yielding MNKEILAVVEAVSNEKALPREKIFEALESALATATKKKYEQEIDVRVEIDRKSGDFDTFRRWVIVEEVTQPTKEITLEAARFEDESLNVGEYVEDQIESVTFDRITTQTAKQVIVQKVREAERAMVVDQFREHEGEIVTGVVKKVNRDNISLDLGSNAEAVILREDMLPRENFRPGDRIRGVLYSVRPEARGAQLFVTRSKPEMLIELFRIEVPEIGEEVIEIKAAARDPGSRAKIAVKTNDKRIDPVGACVGMRGARVQAVSTELGGERIDIVLWDDNPAQFVINAMAPADVASIVVDEDKHTMDIAVEAGNLAQAIGRNGQNVRLASQLSGWELNVMTVDDLQAKHQAEAHAAIDTFTKYLDIDEDFATVLVEEGFATLEELAYVPMKELLEIDGLDEQTVEALRERAKNALTTLALAQEESLGDNKPADDLLNLEGLDRDMAFKLAARGVCTLEDLAEQGIDDLADIEGLTDEKAGELIMAARNICWFGDEA
- the infB gene encoding translation initiation factor IF-2, with translation MTDVTVKTLAAEIQTSVDRLVQQFADAGIPKSADDSVSAQEKQTLLAHLNRENGSAPDKLTLQRKTRSTLNIPGTGGKSKSVQIEVRKTRTFVKRDPQEAERLAAEEQAQREAEEQARREAEEAAKREAQQKAEREAAEQAKREAADKAKREAAEKDKVSNQQTDDMTKTAQAEKARRENEAAELKRKAEEEARRKLEEEARRVAEEARRMAEENAGVWAEQEKEKVEDDKSDYHVTTSQHARQAEDENDREVEGGRGRTRSAKAARPAKKGNKHAESKADREEARAAVRGGKGGKQRKGSSLQQGFQKPAQAVNRDVVIGETITVGDLANKMAVKGSQVIKAMMKLGAMATINQVIDQETAQLVAEEMGHKVILRRENELEEALMSDRDMGAAAEPRAPVVTIMGHVDHGKTSLLDYIRSTKVASGEAGGITQHIGAYHVETDNGMITFLDTPGHAAFTSMRARGAQATDIVVLVVAADDGVMPQTIEAIQHAKAAGVPVVVAVNKIDKPEADPDRVKNELSQYGIMPEEWGGESQFVHVSAKAGTGIDELLDAILLQAEVLELKAVRKGMASGAVIESFLDKGRGPVATVLVREGTLNKGDIVLCGFEYGRVRAMRNELGQEVLEAGPSIPVEILGLSGVPAAGDEVTVVRDEKKAREVALYRQGKFREVKLARQQKSKLENMFANMTEGEVHEVNIVLKADVQGSVEAISDSLLKLSTDEVKVKIIGSGVGGITETDATLAAASNAILVGFNVRADASARKVIEAESLDLRYYSVIYHLIDEVKAAMSGMLSPELKQQIIGLAEVRDVFKSPKFGAIAGCMVTEGTIKRHNPIRVLRDNVVIYEGELESLRRFKDDVNEVRNGMECGIGVKNYNDVRVGDMIEVFEIIEIKRTIA
- the iadA gene encoding beta-aspartyl-peptidase, with product MFTLLTNARVFSPEDLGLCSLLVHADRIVAVEKDISCFEGVTEVIDCRGKWVIPGIIDQHVHLTGGGGEAGFASRTPAVKLRDLIQAGITTVVGVLGTDAISRSPKDLYAKMQSLNLEGVRAFMHTGAYAVPSPTITKSIRDDMAFIPAILGVKIALADHRGSYPSFQELLRIVSDIRVASLLAGKKGLLHVHLGNLPEGMSQLVELCDAGIPIHHISPTHVARTEALFEQAIAFAHRGGHIDVTSGGSRFMPQEEAILHALKAQVPADRITISSDGNGSVPRFNAQGIVEGLSAAPVAGNLNLLPRLIDVGIPVSQAIAMVTANVARSLGISGGVLCAGERADICVLNDDLSLAHLFAAGIPLLRDGECLVNGNFE
- the rimP gene encoding ribosome maturation factor RimP, whose translation is MSTLEQKLTEMITAPVEALGYELVGIEFIRGRTSTLRIYIDSEDGINVDDCADVSHQVSAVMDVEDPITVAYNLEVSSPGLDRPLFTAEHYVRFLGEEVTLVLRMAVQNRRKWQGVIKAVDGEMITVTVEGKDEVFALSNIQKANLVPHF
- a CDS encoding LysR family transcriptional regulator encodes the protein MDCKWLEDFLALSQHGNYSQAAAQRHITQPALSRRIKALEEVLGVPLFDRTTTPVSLTSYGERFEPYARHVLSTLTEAHHELSAMMPATDNTLVMVSLHTLSVNILPDMINYLRQSEPQLSFTVNASIQGIDNHFNALIDRQIDLLVTYDLPSSQPGLEIAGRLKRSLWRYERFIPVISSQLAEKLEDTKAQIPWLCYSDYTFVRRIIDPAEQRVRPRLKKVFESGLSETIREMVLRHMGMAWLPESMVAEELVNHEIIHCWPDNTALICEIPVVVWANVDDQRPVMQRCWDKLLRF
- the secG gene encoding preprotein translocase subunit SecG, giving the protein MHEALLVVFLIVAIGLVGLIMLQQGKGADMGASFGAGASGTLFGSSGSGNFMTRMTAVLGTLFFIISLVLGNMNSNKTNKGSEWENLSAPAKTEQTQPAAPAQPTSDIPR